In a genomic window of Amblyomma americanum isolate KBUSLIRL-KWMA chromosome 4, ASM5285725v1, whole genome shotgun sequence:
- the LOC144129471 gene encoding uncharacterized protein LOC144129471: MRRRREHELLKYRSRHGLLDIDRIDIMLFKQQFRFEKGNVDDLVRALCMPERIVSAQRVVVPGRDALCLALRRLAYPNRWCDLQPIFGLHLSVMSSVASQVISHITCAPLPNCWAFIDGRARPICRPKRNQRAYFSGHKRVHCVKYKSLMCPNGIVCQLDGAYPKRRHDAGWPPMHT; this comes from the exons ATGAGGCGCCGGAGGGAGCACGAACTCTTGAAGTATCGTTCGCGGCACGGGCTCCTAGATATTGATAGAATCGACATCATGCTGTTCAAGCAGCAGTTTAGATTCGAGAAGGGGAACGTAGACGATTTAGTGAGGGCATTGTGCATGCCGGAACGAATTGTAAGTGCACAGCGAGTGGTCGTGCCAGGCCGCGATGCGCTGTGTCTTGCGCTTCGACGCCTGGCATATCCAAACAGGTGGTGCGACCTACAGCCGATATTCGGGCTGCATCTGTCCGTTATGTCTAGCGTGGCGTCACAAGTAATCAGTCATATCACCT GTGCTCCGTTGCCAAATTGCTGGGCCTTCATTGATGGAAGAGCTCGGCCTATATGCCGGCCTAAGAGGAACCAGCGAGCATATTTTTCGGGCCATAAGAGGGTACATTGCGTCAAATACAAATCACTGATGTGCCCTAATGGCATTGTGTGCCAGTTGGACGGGGCATACCCTAAAAGACGGCATGATGCAG GATGGCCGCCCATGCACACTTAA